The genomic region aaacatgcataatAATTCCATAGTCGCCTATAGGATATACAGGCTATTGCACCAATGTTATCTTAACCTGGAAGTGTATCTATAACAGATTTTCAGACGACTGGCTAGGGCTTCAATAATATGGTTCTTTGACTTGTCCAGGCGACACATAAAGCGAAACATCAGTTGTCTTACGAGTACCTCACAGGTTGGCACTCTAGtggacacaaacagctgactATCCCAGCACCTTGCCACCTagggaaacaaaacagaagccTCATTGCATTATTGCATGCTACCTTGAGCCTCTGCATACTCCATTTCTCATAGTGAGACCGTAGTTGAGCAGTAGCGTTGTGATGTAGGTTCTAAACAAAGAGCACTTCACAGAGTCAGAGCCCGTAAAAAGCCTCCTCATAAGCATGTTGGTTAGAGAATAAATTTTACATTGCTGTCGGCAGAGGTCTTTGTCATCCGCCCAGTTATTGGATATGACATGACCTAAATATTTGGTTTCCTCACACACAGCAAGAGGACATGTCTGACAAATAAAAGGTCGGAAAAGTTAATTTCTTTCCCTCATTGCGTCCAACTATCATTATGTGGCTTTTCTTAGCGTTAAACTTTACGTCATGATCAAGGTCATACTGAGAACACACCTTCAGCATCTGCTGCAGCCCAGCACTACGTGGAGAGAGCAGGACCAGATTTTCTGTACACAGAAGATGATTAACAACAGTGTTGCCCACAAGACAGCCAGTTTTCAACCTTTTTAGCTGATTTGAAAATTCATCCATACAAACGTTAAATAAAATAGGAGACAAAATGCCTCCCTGCCACACTCCATTACTAACACAGAATGGAGCGGATACAACATTGTCCCATTTAACCGGAAACGTTTGATGGGCATACCAAAACTCTAAAATTCTAACTAAAAATTTAGGGGCACCTTAATGTAGCAAATTTACAAACACTTGTTCAGTATTAATTCTATCAAATGCCTTTGACGCATCAATAAAACATAGGAATGCAGATGAATTCAGACTTGTGTACCTGAACACAATTTCTTCAAGAGCATAGATAGGCtacacatagctctgttgtgTGTTCTTTAGTGACTGGAACTGGAGTCtggtctatatccttgacgttaaACTTCCTGGATTCCTCCTGTCCTTGAATGCTATGTTGAGTGGGCAGAACCTCCTTCAGAGCGCTTTTAAAGGGTCTTGCAAAGCATGACTGTGTCCTCCAATTTTTCCACAATAACATTTCACTGTTACTAATGAGCTGCTGAAATCAAAACAAGAAATGGTGAGAAGGGAAATAAATAGAGtccaaaaaatatcaaaaacactGCAGGTGTCGCCCATATTTTCAGCCATGTGAATCAACAAGTTTGTGAGAATGGATGATGTGCTCAGATTTAACATAGCTGAACCATGACTGTGATTTCCAAGACTCAACAGACAGCAACACGTGCAAACCCCCAACCAAAGCAGAGCAGGATTTCCTGTGCAGAGCAGTGGATCAAGTTGTGCTGCTGGCCAGTAGTTCCACCGTGGAGAGCAATTAATGTGATCTGTGTGTCTGGAGAGAATGATGTCACACCTTGCAGATGCCCTTTGGGAGCACAAGCCAGTGTTTGAGTGTACAGTTGGATGTATATCAGCTCTAGTTTCATTAGATTAGGATTCTTGTCATGGTGTGGTGTTTTCGATTTTTCTATTTGTGCAGTATGTATATGCTGACAAGAGTGAGTTTCTCAtgctcactttaaaaaaagaaaagaattctGAGGAAAATTAcactgcattgtgtgtgtgtgtgtgtgtgtgtgtgtgtgtgtgaaaggcaTTGAGCAATATAGCTTTGTACAATCAACATTCACGTACACTTGATTTTGTTAAATTCCATTGTGATCAGCgaatttaaatataaacattcAAGTCTTTTTCTGAGTATTGAGTATTAGAGTGAATGATACACTGGCCACCGTCAAATAATCAGGATTCTGAAATGATTTTCAGTACATTTCATTACAGTCAGctcataaataaatgtgtccttaaaagaaaaaaggtctgGAGTGCTAAAGAGTTTAAAAGATcatggaatacctgcagaacagggacatggaagtagctCTTtggtagattatggtgaacaaGTGTGCTGTTGTAGTAGTGTTtcgccattgagaacgagctagtaTGCTAGCGtaagcatgtgctacggttagccacctcgtcttgaCTAGTGACGACTCACCCGGAGActaaaggcagaggacattcagacaCCCGTGTTGctctcaaaacaccatggatagttttttttccaagtttgcatTCATAtcaaagcaccagagacacaaaattatgtaataatggtaaataaataatattttataagtaaaaagtgtattgtttttgaataacatgggcactttaacgGTCACATATTAGCGGCAATGTTTCACATTTCAGAATATCAACGACAGTCACAGTAAATTTCAAAAGGTGTAATAGAGATGCTTCCCTttccaaaacaatgacataaaatCAGACGATCCTTTACCTTTGTCATTACTActgtataattgttttattcatttgtgttatttttacaaagaaaaagggGTTGTAAAACAAGAGAGGGAGGATAGTGGGAAAGGCAGAACGAGGGAGGGATATGAGGGCACAAAGGGAGGAAGGTTGTGTGCTTTCTCTCACAGTTGCTGATAACAGTGGCAAGACAGAGACAAGGACAGCACCTGTTTTATGATTGCATCCAGGCTGTTCCTACAGCAGATGTTAGGGTGTTTCACCTTTTGTCTGCACTAGTTTAGGCATCTCTTGGGACAAAATGAATGTGGAGAACTACTTCTTGTGCAGGAAGTAGCAATACAGAATGATGTGGATTTTCACACACAAGTAGGGTTGCTGTAAATGTTGACTTAGCTTTGTCCTTGACCGCATTTATCCTGTGACAGTCAATGCATTTCATCTGCCTGTAcacatttttgcaaaacaagGGAGGTATGTGAGTTTGGAAGTGTATCTGACTTGAAACAAGAACACTGGAAAGTTTCCACAATACTTTAAAGACTTTCGGCAAatgcaaatatacaaaataagGCTGTTCATGACTATTTGGATACGTTGTTGGACCAAGtcaaattagttttgtttagATAGACACAGACTGATTTACATTTATCGTTATGGCTTGTTTCACcatgtcattaaaatgtgattttcacTCAAGAAACAATTGCAtaacttatttaattttatttcttcattcagTTTTAAGTGAActtcatttccctttttttcgaAGCAGTGTTCTGGTCCATGGCCACTTTAAATCTGCCATCACAGCAACCCAGCCTTGCAAAATCCTTTCAGAATAAAACGTTCATTCTTTTTAAGGGTTGGATACTAAAAGCGTCCTATGGCCACACTCAAACTGGAGGGGCACCTAAAAACAAGTGGACCAAAACGTCAGACACACGGctagcaaaaagaaaacaataataataatcaatcaACCTAAACATCCAGACTTGTTGAGTTTAATATGACTTTGCCACCTGCCTCAGagaacaccacacacactcataaacaaGTACCATATGGAATTACTTGTTGAAATTGGCAATTGCAATTGCTTCATTTCCGTTACATCAGGCTTTTGTTAATCCCCCGTAGAAAATCAATATCACCATGCGGCTCACTAAACCTAAAGGCAAGTCAGTTGGAGGAGGATAAAACGCTGCAACCATTTCTTCCATGACAGATTCCATAATCGAGTGGTTTGTTGATGGAGGAAACCCTGTTTACAACAAGAGCTAAAAGATGTGACTTAGATGGGAAAAAAGAATGTTCCACTTTTATgataatatgtatgtattaatcGTTTCTCTATTGTGTTCAGAGCTAGTTAAACACTAAAATACTTGACGGATCAGCACCTTTGCTATCACAACTTGCATGCTTAGAAGAAGAAATGGTACCTCTGAATTACTCTTTGTATATTTGTGCATAACTTGGCCCCAAAGACATTAAGCAGAAAATATAGTTTGCGGCCCTTATTCTTCTAGGGGTTTCCTTTACTTTGATGGATTCTCACCCCAGCCATACAAAGGAAGGCAAAAACACCATGTATACCAGAAAATAACCTGTTACACAGTAGGTTTGACAGACTTTGTTTATCAtcagctgtcaaataaaaaaaaaaatagtatttttatatattattaactCTTCACTGTTCACATTTACTCTGCAGTGTGGCACTTTATTCAAGACAGAGGCGGGTGACTCTATGAGGTTTTGCTCGCAGTTTTAAGGTTCCAATGGATTTGCTAGATTTTGTCACAAGCtctctttaatattttaatggtTAAAGCTATATtgcatagtttctgtcacccccgTGAGGAATTCTGAGTAATGAAAACAGAACTGTCCAAATCAAAAGAAGCCGGTTGAGGTAGTTTTGGCATCTGGTAAGGACGCCCCCTGGGCGCCCGCCCAGGGAGGTGTTCctggcacgtccagctgggagaagGCCTCGGGGAACAcacaggactaggtggagggaccacatctccaccctggcctgggaacgcctccgGATCCCCCAGAACTGAAAGAGTCGTTCATGTGGATGAACGTCTCCCCTGTTAAATATTTGCAAATCACCTACTGACTATTACTAGGACcaattttgaaaatatatttaatattgtaaGACCGTGAATAGTTTAGGttaatgcagtttaaataagaacattaaaaaattaagttaaattttAAGAACTTATTCTAAAAAGGTCAAATATTGGGCAATAACTGGTTTCACTATTTCTGCTGCTACAACTAACTTTTCAGTGTGACTAAGTCACATTAATTCTGTTTTACCCTTAAATCTCAGGTGAAggtaaaaaattattattatacatgtaCTATTATACAAAGTCCATTGGAAAATAACTTAGTGGCCATAGTTGTATAATATCATACAAAATCTATGCACAACAATCCGTATGTTATCCTACTAAATTAAAGCAACTGCTGTAACCCAACTCCATACTGACTGAGGTACTGCCACCCccactattcatgagcttgcccagttgcaCTGGGAAAAGGATGCTAATAGTCAGGCTCTCATTgtctagctgttagccaatcagagtcaagcagctgagcttattgaatattaatgagaactggcatttgagctgagtcttcccgcaaggctttctataccatgctagaatgacttgaaacaaggtaaccaaggaattttaattttcaaggagttcattcattcatttacaaaaaattttacagagtccatggtagaactttaGACATTCccacaaagaaattaaatatttgtggCAGGACACCTTTAAGTTAAGTTGTCTTTACAGTTAAAGGtagctgattttttttactgtgagcTGGGTATAAAACATTGTGAAGTCACAGTTGACAGGAGGTGACAGGAGGTGAAACCTGTGACCTGTTGACTTAACATtgtcaaggtgtagtgcagggaaacatGATCTGCCGTCAGCCCGGTgtaatttatttagaaatgaatctggatattttattttatttctgtgcttgacttcctgtcctgcACAATCTGCCACAATCTCGCATTGCTGCGGGGCAcccaaaaatagaagctctgcgcatttgctccggagggctgcggaTCGCCGGAGCTTGGACGGAGTTGGAACGCAGCTGTTCCGCAATCAGTGAATTacaacattgactttaatggaaacctttTGACTATGCCTCTGTTCTGGAGCAGATCAACGGCCgttccgcagttggtggaagTCAGGGGTCAGTCAATGTCACCtctgacaaacagacacacattcctCTGTTTGCTTACATTTCTTTAGTTATATCTAGGTTTAATATGGTCAAAGCCACTGATAAATAGACATTTTACTTcagaaatactaaataaatacaaatgagatgtcacaaaatgtatgtttttttccaaatataatGCTTTAGAAAACTCATCGTAGCATATTTCTGAACCAATTCGACCTTAATCAGTGCTGTTTGGTTTTGATCGTTCTACCTCTGCAGCATAGGAACCTGAACATGGCCAAAGTTGAAAGCAACAGTACAGTTGCTGTAGTCAGAATTAATAGTAGTACATCTAAACAGTGATATGCATACCAGGGCATTTTATAGGCCTCTGTACGCAGATGAGGAGCCCCTTTATGGCGCATCACAAATTCCACCCAGAAGATGGCCTGATCCATGGGTGCCACCAGTTGATCTCTGTGTAAACGTGAGAGTCTTTGCATGTTCTGTCTGTAGCTGTCATGATAGAGCACTTTGTTGATACCTTGCTCAAAACTGTCCCCATTAACATCAGCTAGTTGAATGATCTTTCCGGCACCTCTCTCCTGAAGTCGTAAAAGGTTGTCATACTGGTCAAAGAACAAGGGTATACCAAGCACGGGGACCCCGTGGTAAATGGCCTCCTGGACTCCGTTGGTTCCTCCATGAGCTACAAAGACTTTGGTCTGCGGGTGACCCAGGAGGTCCTTTTGTGGCATCCAGTCCACTATCAGGGTGTTGTTTCCCAAAGTAGAGGGACGCTCCCCCTTGTGCCTCCAAATCACCTGATTCGAAAATGATATTGTAAATATACGATGTATTTACATTAGCAGATATACAATATAATTATGTTGCCATTGCCATTGTATTGttgttagttttacattttacatagaGAGCACGTTCCAAGGTACTCAAAGATCCCTCAAGTTACATAAATAACAATACAAGTGCAGTGTAGTGTAGGACAGCAGAAGTGCATTTCTTTCCCCTTTATTCTCTGTGGCTATTTGTACAGCTTGTGCAGCTCATGGATGTATGGTATATCTCACTAGTGTTGCCAAAGGTGTACCAGAAGTCCAAGACCTGCCGAGCGAGGTGAACTAGCTGACTAAATGAACAGGTTTAACACTACTTATTTTGCACTACACTACTATAAATTTGCACCGTTAGTCTTATTTTATGCTGCTCACAATTTAGCCTAGGCTACTCATTCTGGCATGCTAGCTTGAAGGGTTAGAATGCTAGCTTGTAGCATGCTGCGGCATGAATGAACTGTAAACATAAAccatagttgttttttaaatacttttaacgGAAAAATGTTCACTGGGTACAGAAAAGTTTGATGTTCATCCTTTTCTCAGTGAGGATAATATGTCTTTGTAATATTTCTTTCTATAACCATAGGTTTTCTGTATCattgtaattgtatttaaataacaTGGTTCATGTTATATTTAAGTTTCTGCTTAATACATTCAAAGTTATAGTAGCCTTTGTCACATGGTTGCTTTATACTTTAACAGGAAACTGTTAATGTGTTAGTATGAATTTATGTAAGTGATTTATTGCTTCCTACGTATCTGTAAGGCTCCCTATGTCAAACATTTTTGAGcattttaaactgcacatttcaGTGTTTATAACATTTCATGTCTTTGCAAATGTAAATCACTGAGCATGTGTTACCTTGTGAGGCATCTTGGCAAAGACACTGGCGATTTCATCTGCAACCTCTTTGGGCAAAGCGTTGACCAAAGTTCCCAAAGTCATGATGATAACTCCATGCTCCCCTGCACTCTGAACAAACTCCTCCAGGTCTGCTGGCAGAGGTTGGGCTGGTTTGCACTGGAACCCTCCAATGTAGATGACATTTGGCATTGTGGGCCGAGGGAATTCAAACACAAAATCTGACCGAAATAGCCAAATATCTGCTTCCTGAAGAAGTGAGAGAATGTCACATCCACCCTGGATATATTCATCACAGATGGCATCATAGGTTGGCCCCACCATTAATTTCTGCTGGAATACTATAACGGCGTAGAAAAGAATGTTCTTGACCCTTTGGATGAAATTCATTTTGTCCGTTAAGCCCGATCCTGGCACTGGGATGTAAGAGACTGGTGAAGGGGCTATCGCAAAGTGGCCTTCACCGCTGGTGATCCACCGAACATTAAGCACCACAGGCAGTTTAAGATACTTGGCTAGTATTAGCCCTGGTGCCATGGCTGGGTCGGTGAGAACAAGATCAAATTGGGAATCCTTTAAGCTTTTGACCATATTTTCATCATCAAAGATTTTAATGAGGACTTCAGACCACAATAAATGAGCTTGAGAAATCATGGACATGAAATCCTTGGTGAGTTTGAAGAAAGTAAGTGCTGAAGCCCCCTCTCTCTGCGCCTGAAAAAACAGTATGAAAAATGGTGAAAACGTCATCAATTAAGTCCTTGAAAATGAAGAATTGACCCATGTGCGGTTCAAGGGATAATCAACAATGACAAACCCTCATATGCTCCTGTAGGTACACCTCAAAGAAGTTCTCAAAACCCACATCCATTTCTATGGTAATGGATTTGTAGACAGGAGATTTTTCTGGGATGTACCAGCTGTTGGAGGCCCTTATCACAGTGATGCTGTGTCCTTTGGTATGTAGTTCTTCCAGCAGGATTTTCATGTTGATCCAGTGGCTGCCGTCTACAGGGAACACCAGAATGTTTCCACCATCACAAGGTGTTGTGAAGGAAATCAGACATACACTGAGGAATACAAAAATTCCACACATGCGATGCAGGGACATGGTTCCTGGAATGTAAGAGATAGAAATGAGAGACCTCTTCAGTTCAACATTTCGTCTaggagaaaagacaaacaagtttatttataaTTGTTAGGTAACACTGATATAAAGACACATTTCCTGCTGGTAAAACAAATCTGAGTCTacagctgtttttgtttaaagcaaaAAGTGTAATACTGACCACAACTTGAGACTTTTTCTGAAATTCACTTACCCATGCTCAAGACTGGCAACTCGCCTGAAGAACAATGGTTCATCTGAAGGATTCCTATACAGTTGAGTTCAAAATCCAGTGTCAGAGATGATCGTTTCTCTTAGATAAAAATTAGTTACTTATTGCCACACGTGACACATGAAGGTATAGCACTGTGAAGGTTCTGCAGATTACAAATAAAGTGATTATTTTTTCCTATGTCACAACATCATAGTTTAATTACTTAATGTTACGTAATGTCAAACTGCTAGTAGTGTCTAGTGTGTCCAGTTTTGCAAGTGGGTTTTTCTCTTTCATACAAGCTTGCCTCAGAAGAACATGTGACCTCTTTCATAAGAGTATTAGAGTGGGTTGTGTAATGTTAACCCTTTGTGACTTCCATGCATATCATGTTAAAAGCACGGATAAATACCTGGAGATAATACAAATGGGTTACCTGGATTAATTAGTTAGTCATGCACATATTTTTTGCAGGTTTTTGCAAGCacgaagaagaagaggagtAAGAGAAGCACGTAGTGGCCCTTTAAAGTGCCCAACATGGACAAATCAATCTAGTCAGAAAAATGTAACCGCGGTCAATGTCACCactgttaaacaaacacacattcctctgtttgctttttttccatttacagcTTGAACGAGCAGGTGTGCACTTGCCAAATGCcattgtggtgtgtgtgtgtgtgtgtttgtgtgtgtgtgtatgtgtgcgtgtgtgtgtgtgtgtgtgtgtatgtgtgtgtgtgtgtgtgtgtgtgtgtgtgtgtgtgtgtgtgtgtgtgtgtgtgtgtgtgtgcgtgcacgtgtgtgtgcgtgtgtgtgtgtgtgtgtttggaataGAGCTGTTCTGGTTTCCTTGGAGTGGAGAAGATGATCTCAGTGTGTCATAGCGGATTCTGCAGCTGACAgatgaaaaacttaaaaaaacaaacataactgCAAGATACACCCTGATGAAGTGTCTCTATCATGTACCAACCTGCTTGAGGTAGAAATGTCCTGCACATGAAATTTTAGTATTTTAGTGATAGCTAGTTTCtcaggaaaaaatgttttatacttAGTACTTTGTTAACAAAAACTCTCTTCGGGAGTAAAGACTACCCTTGGTTTGCTTACTTATACAAGATTACCTAGTTTGTTAGTCAAATGCAgccaaacacacaagcaaactaACCTTTAATTTTTGTAGCTTCCTATACACTGCCTGAATTAAAGGACAGATAAGTCCTCAGAGACAAAATATAAAGCTGATTACAGGCTCCATCTTTGCCAAATGCCTTTGATTTGTCCTCTCATTGCTTATTTCAATTATACCTTGCAGGGTAACTTCCTTGATAGAACTTAAGATGCTGTTTTATTGTGGAATGACATGGGATCATCCTGGCTCACCACAGGGATTTAATGACATCTGTCACTGTATACAtacaacctgatctcacagaatttTGTAAAACGAGCATGGCCCTTAAGTCGAGGAAAAGGTTGTGAGTGGGCTTACTGTTCCGTGACACACAGGAAGAACGGTACAGGTgggttttggaaaagaaaaaagcaacttTAGGACTCATGAAAACAATTAAGTCGTTTTAGTTCAGTTAAATTTGGCTATCTATTGTATTAGAAGGTTTTTCTTGCAAGGTTTGTCTAACCAGCAAGATTTTTCAAAACAGTTCTTGTAATCTGACAGAATTTCATGAAATGAACATGCCTCTATGCCTCTTTAAACTGCTTCCCCATGTTGGGCAAGTAATTAATCACGAAATTGactt from Etheostoma cragini isolate CJK2018 chromosome 13, CSU_Ecrag_1.0, whole genome shotgun sequence harbors:
- the ugt5d1 gene encoding UDP glucuronosyltransferase 5 family, polypeptide D1 — protein: MNHCSSGELPVLSMGTMSLHRMCGIFVFLSVCLISFTTPCDGGNILVFPVDGSHWINMKILLEELHTKGHSITVIRASNSWYIPEKSPVYKSITIEMDVGFENFFEVYLQEHMRAQREGASALTFFKLTKDFMSMISQAHLLWSEVLIKIFDDENMVKSLKDSQFDLVLTDPAMAPGLILAKYLKLPVVLNVRWITSGEGHFAIAPSPVSYIPVPGSGLTDKMNFIQRVKNILFYAVIVFQQKLMVGPTYDAICDEYIQGGCDILSLLQEADIWLFRSDFVFEFPRPTMPNVIYIGGFQCKPAQPLPADLEEFVQSAGEHGVIIMTLGTLVNALPKEVADEIASVFAKMPHKVIWRHKGERPSTLGNNTLIVDWMPQKDLLGHPQTKVFVAHGGTNGVQEAIYHGVPVLGIPLFFDQYDNLLRLQERGAGKIIQLADVNGDSFEQGINKVLYHDSYRQNMQRLSRLHRDQLVAPMDQAIFWVEFVMRHKGAPHLRTEAYKMPWYAYHCLDVLLLILTTATVLLLSTLAMFRFLCCRGRTIKTKQH